ATATGCTGATCTAACTCTTCAGGTGTAATGTTAGGAGCAAATCTCGCTTTTACATTTCCTTCCTTGTCAATCAAGAACTTAGTAAAATTCCATCTAATATCATTCTCTTTTATATCCGGTGTGAATTGTTTTACCTTTTCATAAAATCCTAATGTATCTTCACTTCTGTACTCTTCTGCAGTAGTTTTTAAATATTTGTACAAAGGTTCCTCATTTTTACCGTTCACTTCAATTTTTGAAAATTGTTTAAAATCAACACCGAAGTTTAGTCTGCAAAAGCCGGCAATTTCCTCGTTTGTTCCAGGGGCCTGCTCTAAGAACTGATTGCTTGGAAAATCCAGTATTTCAAATTCTTCGTCTTTATATTTATTATACAGCTTCTGTAATCCGTCATACTGAGGAGTGAAACCACAGCCTGTTGCACCGTTTACTACAAGCAACACCTTTCCTTTATACTCCGATAATGATACTTCTTTATTTTCTATATCCTTCACTTTAAAATCATATATTTTCATTTATTCCTCCTGAAATTATTTTTATTATAAATGTACATTCTTTTTATACCCTCATATTAAAGTTTTAAGCAAAAACTTTAAAAATTTATACCATTAGTTTTAGATATCAATATAGGAGCTTAATTTCAGCAGCTCTTCTTACATATTGTTTAATTTAGTAATTTCTGCTATACTTATTTAAAAATACCGGGTGGTGATAATCATGAAAACAATACTTTACAATGCAAAAATTTATATTGAAAAAAACGTTTTTCAAGAGGCTGTTTTAATTGAAGACGGAGTCATTAAAGCAATCGGGCCCAGCAAAAATATTATGCTAAATCATGCGGACAAGATAATAGACTTGCAGGGAAAAACCGTTATACCCGGCTTAAACGACAGCCATCTTCATATTGCCATGGTTGGAGAGTCAATGAACGCATGCATCTTAACAAGCGCCAAATCCATTGATGATATAATCAGCATGGGAAAAAATTACTTGGAAAACTGCGAAAATCCAACCGCTCTCCACGGGAAAAACTGGAACCAGGACTATTTTACTTCAGGGGAACAAAGAATGCCAACCCGCCATGATTTGGATAAAATATCATCAGAAATACCTGTTGTATTGGAAAGAGTTTGCGGTCACGTTATATGCGGCAACACAAAAGCTCTTGAACTGCTGGGAATTGACGAAAATACAGAGGTTGACGGCGGTGAAGTTATAAAAGGAAGCGATGGAAAGCCTAACGGAATATTTACGGAAAATGCCACAAGGCTGCTGCTGCCGGTCATGCCTGATAAAAGCCTTCTTGACAGAGAAAATGAAATTCTTAAAGCCGCAAGTTATGCATTAAGTACAGGTATTACTTCCGTACAATCATGTGATGTAATGAGCAAAGATTTTAAAAGTGTATTTAAGGTAATACACAATATTTACGATAACGGCAAAACAAAATTAAGATATAGCCCTCAGTTCAATTTTCAGGATATAGATGTATTTAAGGAATACTTGGAAACCGAACATATAAACGGCAGTTACAACGGTAGATTTTTATCAAAAGGAGCATTAAAGCTGTTTAAGGATGGTTCCTTAGGAGCCAGAACTGCACTTATGATTAATGATTATAATGACGCACCTGGAATAAAAGGCGTTCCTGCTTTAAGTGACCAGCAGCTTCAGGCCCTCTGCAATTTAGCAACGG
Above is a window of Sedimentibacter sp. MB35-C1 DNA encoding:
- a CDS encoding glutathione peroxidase; protein product: MKIYDFKVKDIENKEVSLSEYKGKVLLVVNGATGCGFTPQYDGLQKLYNKYKDEEFEILDFPSNQFLEQAPGTNEEIAGFCRLNFGVDFKQFSKIEVNGKNEEPLYKYLKTTAEEYRSEDTLGFYEKVKQFTPDIKENDIRWNFTKFLIDKEGNVKARFAPNITPEELDQHIAKLVREEEIEIVCHPDFSDGCI
- a CDS encoding amidohydrolase; this encodes MKTILYNAKIYIEKNVFQEAVLIEDGVIKAIGPSKNIMLNHADKIIDLQGKTVIPGLNDSHLHIAMVGESMNACILTSAKSIDDIISMGKNYLENCENPTALHGKNWNQDYFTSGEQRMPTRHDLDKISSEIPVVLERVCGHVICGNTKALELLGIDENTEVDGGEVIKGSDGKPNGIFTENATRLLLPVMPDKSLLDRENEILKAASYALSTGITSVQSCDVMSKDFKSVFKVIHNIYDNGKTKLRYSPQFNFQDIDVFKEYLETEHINGSYNGRFLSKGALKLFKDGSLGARTALMINDYNDAPGIKGVPALSDQQLQALCNLATENRIRVVTHAIGDGAVESVINAYERAMKGSSNTLRHGIVHCQITNRSQIERIARLNIPVMLQPIFLDYDIQIVESRVGKTLAETSYAFNTLNKLGVPISFGTDSPVEDLNPFPNIYSAVTRQRMSMTPEGGFIPSEKMSVEDAVDAYTIGSAFNEFKEHEKGRLKPGFAADLAVLDSDIFTIDHNKIKDIKVVKTMVDGDFVFER